In a single window of the Pseudoxanthomonas sp. F37 genome:
- the radC gene encoding DNA repair protein RadC, protein MHIRAWPHEERPREKLLARGAGSLSDAELLAIFLGSGLHGRDAVATARELLAQHGPLRVLLERPPSELTTLPGLGPARACALAGALELGNRLLHASLERGDAVSDPEAAGRYFAQRLRGRRQEVFAALFLDTRHRVLGFEELFQGSVDSAEVHPREVARRALAINATALIVGHNHPSGCAEPSAADRAVTQRLKQALALVEVRLLDHFVVGDGPPQSMAARGWV, encoded by the coding sequence ATGCACATCCGCGCCTGGCCCCACGAGGAACGTCCCCGCGAAAAGCTGCTGGCACGGGGTGCCGGCAGCCTCAGCGACGCCGAACTGCTGGCGATCTTCCTCGGCTCGGGCCTGCACGGCCGCGACGCCGTCGCCACGGCGCGCGAACTGCTCGCCCAGCATGGCCCGCTGCGTGTCCTGCTGGAACGCCCCCCGTCCGAGCTGACCACGCTGCCCGGCCTGGGCCCGGCCCGCGCCTGCGCCCTGGCCGGGGCACTGGAACTGGGCAACCGCCTGCTGCACGCCTCGCTGGAACGTGGCGACGCCGTCAGCGATCCGGAGGCCGCCGGCCGCTATTTCGCGCAGCGGCTGCGGGGACGGCGGCAGGAAGTGTTCGCCGCCCTGTTCCTCGACACCCGCCACCGCGTGCTGGGGTTCGAGGAACTGTTCCAGGGCTCGGTGGACAGCGCCGAAGTGCATCCCCGCGAGGTCGCGCGGCGCGCGCTGGCCATCAACGCCACCGCCCTGATCGTGGGGCACAACCATCCCTCCGGATGCGCAGAACCGTCCGCCGCCGATCGTGCCGTCACCCAGCGCCTGAAGCAGGCGCTGGCGCTGGTCGAGGTGCGCCTGCTGGACCATTTCGTCGTCGGCGACGGGCCGCCGCAGTCGATGGCGGCGCGTGGCTGGGTCTGA